The following coding sequences are from one Pocillopora verrucosa isolate sample1 chromosome 5, ASM3666991v2, whole genome shotgun sequence window:
- the LOC131787150 gene encoding EGF-like repeat and discoidin I-like domain-containing protein 3 → MSMRFCIVIVLCYVYEVFAQQCKEGEHAISGMMLRGHTFRKVRSLIAFECHQACYNDFRCHSFNYVISEELCELNNRTKEARPENFVPNSERFYVRSNKKRVPLGSIPEFPAETCREIKASEEGKANSGNYWLDSIIEGKTVLVPCDMETADADECKASLPVCDTNSICQNTPDSYICACKPGVIADGRTCTAVLSCKALGVEDPNIIPDVQITASSNYLSYYPHKGRLNGDSGWCQQSSRITDDYIQVDIGAGRTVCGVATQGKANGSFIKSYRLSFSTDGTSWTAYKEKNVEKIFEANSDLNTIIKHTLDNPVQARYLRFYPVTFSQYPCMRIEVFVQ, encoded by the exons ATGTCGATGCGATTCTGCATTGTTATTGTACTGTGCTACGTGTACGAGGTTTTCGCTCAACAATGCAAGGAGGGTGAGCATGCCATTTCTGGTATGATGCTTCGAGGACACACCTTCAGGAAAGTGAGATCATTGATTGCATTTGAATGCCATCAAGCATGTTACAATGATTTCAGATGTCACAGCTTCAACTACGTCATTTCAGAGGAGCTATGTGAACTAAACAACCGGACTAAGGAGGCCAGACCAGAGAACTTTGTGCCAAATTCTGAAAGATTTTATGTCAGGAGTAATAAGAAAAGAG TTCCTCTTGGCTCCATTCCTGAATTTCCAGCAGAAACATGTCGAGAGATAAAAGCAAGCGAAGAGGGGAAAGCGAACAGTGGCAATTACTGGCTTGATTCCATTATAGAGGGGAAGACAGTACTTGTTCCTTGCGATATGGAAACAGCGG ATGCTGATGAATGCAAGGCCTCGTTACCTGTCTGTGACACGAATTCCATTTGCCAGAATACCCCTGACTCGTATATTTGTGCTTGTAAACCTGGAGTTATTGCAGATGGGAGAACTTGCACTG CTGTACTATCTTGCAAGGCTTTAGGAGTAGAAGATCCAAACATTATACCTGACGTCCAAATCACTGCGAGTTCCAATTATCTCAGCTATTATCCACACAAAGGACGGCTCAATGGAGACAGCGGTTGGTGTCAGCAGTCTTCTAGAATCACCGATGACTATATACAGGTTGATATTGGAGCAGGACGCACAGTATGCGGAGTCGCCACGCAAGGAAAGGCAAACGGATCGTTTATAAAAAGCTACAGGCTCTCCTTTTCTACCGATGGTACCAGTTGGACTGCATATAAAGAGAAAAACGTCGAAAAG atCTTTGAAGCGAATTCAGACTTGAATACCATTATAAAACACACACTGGATAACCCAGTCCAAGCAAGATACCTTCGATTTTATCCGGTCACCTTTTCTCAGTACCCTTGTATGAGGATCGAAGTGTTCGTGCAGTAA